TGGTTTCAACGACATGACATCGCCACCGATCGGATGATCGTTTTGGACACCAGCCCCTATTCCAGCGAACAAGATGCATTGGCCCAGCATGTCGTGCTACGTACGCGAGATGCGACGTCGACGTTCGCGTCCAACGTGACACAAGAACTGGAATCACGCTGCAAAACGCTGGGAATCGAATACACCTACAAAGACAAGTACGTCGAAATGCTGAACCGATCTCGCGAGAAGCCCCTCTCGTTCGGCCGCACAGAACTAGGCCGACTGATCGGTGCTACCGAAGGGCGCATCACCGGAACGACTTTGCAAGTCCCAACGACCGGCTATCACACCGCCAACGAAACAGCGTCGCTCGAATCGATTCAAGCGACGCTGCAATTGTTGAAAACGTATATCCGCTAAGCAATGTGCGGCGTCTTATTCTTTTGGTGCGTACTTGAATTCGGGATTGCCGACTCCGATGATTCCGAGTCCCACGCGAGGACCGGCCGCACCGCTGGGCTGACTGGTCAAGTCGTCCTTGTCCGCGTGAATCACAAAGGCACGACCGAGCACAAAGTGCAGTTGGGTGTTCTTTACGGTAATGTCGATACTCGCAACGCCTTCGCCATCGGCGGTGATGTTTCCAAGGTCACCGACGTGACCGTGATCGGGCGCGCCATGCGGGGCACCGCTGGGGTTGAAGTGACCGCCGGCGCTGGTGCCGTCTTCCATATTACGTAGGTCACCAAATTCATGAATGTGAAACCCATGTTCGCCCGGTGACAAGTTGCGAATTTTGCCGACCACGTGAAGGTGATCGCCGGTTTGGGAAAGGCGAATCACGCCCCGAACTTTGTTTTCCTTTGTCGGCACCACGACCGCAATTCCAAGGTTAGGCATCGCCGCGTGAGCACCCTCGGCATGATCAGCGTGAGCCTTTACTTCTTGGGCTGAAAGCTGTGGTACGGTCAGAAACGCAATGGAGAAAACGGTGGACGCGGTAAAGAGAGAGCGAAGCATGCGCGATCATCCTCGGTATCTAGAGTTGATGGGGGGGAACAGGAGTGGAAGAGTTTAGCAGCTTGAAAGTTGGATCAACAGGAATCATAGCCGCATACAAGCAAGACTGGATAAAAGGTCAGTCAGCGGCGACGAGTTGCCCTGATTCACCCAACAGCCCCATCGTCGCTGACGAGCTCTGATCGAGCACAAAAGGGCCGATGGTGCGATCCAGGTGGAGCATTAGTTTCGTCTTCGCCGAGACCGTCAAACGGCGAACGGGCGAAAAGGCGTCCGCATAGTCAGCTCCCTCGGTGATGCGGACTTCGTCAATTTTCCCAAGAAAACTGCGAGTCGCGCCCCCATTGGGGTTCGTGTCTGCACCGATGTAGAGCGGCAAACGGTTTCGCTTGCGTGTGCCTTGACCGGGCGTTGAACCGGCCAAGTTTCCGTTGACGTAGAGCCGTACCGTTGTACCGTCGAAAACCCCGGCCAAATGAGTCCACTGGCCTACCGACAATAACCCGGTCGCCTTCGCTGAAACATACTTGCCATTCAAATGTACATCGAATTGCGGCACGCCTTCATCCATGAAGATTGCAAACTCACTGCTTTCAGTTTTTGCGACCACGCCACGCATGCCAGCCAACTGCGAAGGATTGACCCACGCTTCTAACGTAAAAGGGCCATCGCCCAGCTTCAGATCAGAAGATTCGATTCGCACGGCGTCACGTTCCGTTGTCATATTCAAACAACGGTTGGGTTGGTCCGCAAAGTAGTCCGCCGGGACAGCCGACAAACCGATCGCAATGGGCGTGAACACCGGCGGCAATGCGATCCGTGCGGATTCCCCGACATAGTCCAAGTCCAATCGAAGTCGTGGGATCACCAAATCGGACTTCGGATCCGGCAACCGACGTAATTCGAGTTCGACCAACTTTGACTGCCCCGCAGCAACAGTGAAGTGATCGTGGTCAAGCGTTGTTTTCCAATCACCACCTGGCTGATCAAGTGACACGGTCACATCCACGGGGTTGGACGCGGGATTCTTGATTGTGAATTCCAACGTACCCGAAGCCGAGCCATCGACGTCCAGCAAAATTTGGTGATCCGTTTGCTCAGGACGAATTCGTTGCGCCTTGCCCATTTCGGCCAAGAATTCTTCCGTAAAATCTTTCGGGTCGATGACCGAACCGATGGGAAGCGCAGAAACGGAGATCCCGCTTTTACGAACGGTCACGACGTTCAAGTGATGCAAGTATCCGGCGCCGGGAAAGTCCGCCGACAGATGTCCGCCCGTCGTCGCCAGCGCGTAGTATTCGATTCCATCCTTGGGGCCATCAAAACGCATCTGGTGAATATGACCTGCAAAAACGGCGGACACATTTCCGGCCGACTTCAAGGTTTCGTGAACGACGTCCCAATTCCCACCAGCGTAACCGCGCCCGACCCAGCGGGGATGGTGCAAGAAAACAAAGACGTTCTCGCGTTCTTTGTGCTCATCGAGTGCTATTTTAAGAAAGTCCAATTGCGCGTCGCTCATCGTTTGCAATCGACCTTCGTGAAAACCCTTGGCGTTTGTTTCGGGGTCACCTTCGTCGCTATACAAGACGATGAAACCCGCGTCTTTGTGTCGGAAGGAATACCACAACGGACCAAAGTGTTTCTCGTAATTGGATTCATGCTGACCAGGCGGTGGCGGCGTTTTGCCTCGCCAATAAACATCGTGATTTCCGGCAACGGGGAACCATCGCATTTTCAGCCCGTTCATGATCTCCTTGAACTCGACCATCTGCTCCATCCATTCCGGCGGCTCGTTGTAGCCTTGAATCAAATCGCCCACCGTCATGACCAGGTCGGGATCGAGCAAGTTTGTATCGACCACGGCTTGTTCTAAAACCTTCAAGCCCGCAGGAACGCCACCGGTTCGGTCACCATAGATGACGAAATGAAAAACGTCCTCTTCTTTGGTCAGCGGCAGCGACTTGTGCTCACCACGGGTGGTAAAGATCTTTCGCTGATCTTCTGAAGTCGACGCGTGGTCGTGGTCGTGATCACCCTCATGACCCTCATGACCTTCGTGGGCGAGAGCCAACGAAGCCAGTAAAAGACTGGCCATCGACGCGGTCATGCAAAGCCGAAAGCGAAACAGGAAGAGATTCATGGCGGGCGATGTCCGATTCAGGGGCGTCGAGGCGGGGGCAATGGCGGGTCGTTGCGGTTGCAATTCTACATGCAACGTATTTTGCCGTGTTTGAATCCTGGCAGAGCATTGGGCGAAACAAGCAGGATTTGGCGAGCACCCCCCTCCAACGCGTCAAGAGTCTATGCCGATTGGCCGATTCCGCTGACAATGGATGCGTAGAGCAACCCTTCCCCCAAGTGATGAAAATAGTGCCTTGCGATTTCAACTGACCTCAATCTATTCGTGCCTTGCGACCGGACTGCTCTTTAGCTTCATAGGATGCG
Above is a window of Rubripirellula tenax DNA encoding:
- a CDS encoding LamG-like jellyroll fold domain-containing protein — its product is MNLFLFRFRLCMTASMASLLLASLALAHEGHEGHEGDHDHDHASTSEDQRKIFTTRGEHKSLPLTKEEDVFHFVIYGDRTGGVPAGLKVLEQAVVDTNLLDPDLVMTVGDLIQGYNEPPEWMEQMVEFKEIMNGLKMRWFPVAGNHDVYWRGKTPPPPGQHESNYEKHFGPLWYSFRHKDAGFIVLYSDEGDPETNAKGFHEGRLQTMSDAQLDFLKIALDEHKERENVFVFLHHPRWVGRGYAGGNWDVVHETLKSAGNVSAVFAGHIHQMRFDGPKDGIEYYALATTGGHLSADFPGAGYLHHLNVVTVRKSGISVSALPIGSVIDPKDFTEEFLAEMGKAQRIRPEQTDHQILLDVDGSASGTLEFTIKNPASNPVDVTVSLDQPGGDWKTTLDHDHFTVAAGQSKLVELELRRLPDPKSDLVIPRLRLDLDYVGESARIALPPVFTPIAIGLSAVPADYFADQPNRCLNMTTERDAVRIESSDLKLGDGPFTLEAWVNPSQLAGMRGVVAKTESSEFAIFMDEGVPQFDVHLNGKYVSAKATGLLSVGQWTHLAGVFDGTTVRLYVNGNLAGSTPGQGTRKRNRLPLYIGADTNPNGGATRSFLGKIDEVRITEGADYADAFSPVRRLTVSAKTKLMLHLDRTIGPFVLDQSSSATMGLLGESGQLVAAD
- a CDS encoding superoxide dismutase family protein, translating into MLRSLFTASTVFSIAFLTVPQLSAQEVKAHADHAEGAHAAMPNLGIAVVVPTKENKVRGVIRLSQTGDHLHVVGKIRNLSPGEHGFHIHEFGDLRNMEDGTSAGGHFNPSGAPHGAPDHGHVGDLGNITADGEGVASIDITVKNTQLHFVLGRAFVIHADKDDLTSQPSGAAGPRVGLGIIGVGNPEFKYAPKE